From a single Clostridium isatidis genomic region:
- a CDS encoding Gfo/Idh/MocA family protein: MNVGILGSGLIVPDFLAAASKIKEYNFYGICATERSKDRMENFSKEYGIKHIYLNYDEMLDNEEIDVIYVAVPNSLHYSFTKKALLKNKNVILEKPFTSNYEEAKELAELAEERGLYLFEAITNQYYPNYLKIKELLPELGDVKIVQLNYSQYSRRYDEFKKGNILPVFDPKKSGGALMDLNVYNIHFVLGLFGEPESINYFANIEKGIDTSGVLILNYPTFKCVAVGAKDCKAPTSVNIQGDKGYIHSDYQSSVLSNFTYGSNLGEEKEFNLNLYEERLYYELVAFKDMLLNKDYEKNLKQLKHSLNVMKILDEARRQVGVEIQNSK; this comes from the coding sequence ATGAATGTAGGAATACTGGGATCAGGCTTAATAGTTCCAGATTTTTTAGCTGCAGCATCTAAAATAAAGGAATATAATTTTTATGGAATTTGTGCAACAGAAAGATCTAAGGATAGAATGGAGAATTTCTCAAAAGAATATGGTATTAAACATATTTATTTAAATTATGATGAAATGCTTGATAATGAAGAAATAGATGTTATTTACGTGGCTGTTCCAAACTCACTTCATTATAGCTTTACAAAAAAAGCCTTACTAAAAAATAAGAATGTTATTTTAGAAAAACCTTTTACATCAAATTATGAGGAAGCAAAGGAATTAGCAGAGCTTGCAGAAGAAAGAGGATTATATTTATTTGAAGCAATAACAAATCAATATTATCCAAACTATTTAAAAATAAAAGAGCTATTGCCTGAATTAGGAGATGTAAAGATAGTTCAGCTTAATTATTCCCAATATTCTAGAAGATATGATGAATTTAAAAAGGGAAATATACTACCTGTTTTTGATCCTAAAAAGTCTGGTGGAGCATTAATGGATTTAAATGTTTATAACATTCATTTTGTACTAGGTTTATTTGGTGAACCAGAAAGCATTAATTATTTTGCTAATATAGAAAAGGGAATTGATACATCAGGAGTTTTAATACTTAATTATCCTACTTTTAAATGTGTAGCGGTTGGAGCAAAAGATTGTAAGGCGCCTACAAGTGTTAATATTCAAGGAGATAAGGGGTATATTCATAGTGATTATCAATCTAGTGTCTTGTCAAACTTTACTTATGGAAGCAATTTAGGAGAAGAAAAAGAATTTAATTTAAATCTCTATGAAGAAAGATTATATTATGAATTAGTTGCATTTAAAGATATGTTATTAAATAAGGACTATGAAAAGAATTTGAAACAGCTTAAACATTCTTTAAATGTTATGAAAATATTAGATGAGGCAAGAAGACAAGTAGGAGTTGAAATTCAGAACTCTAAATAA
- the nifJ gene encoding pyruvate:ferredoxin (flavodoxin) oxidoreductase gives MQKVIKTMDGNQAAAYASYNFTEVAAIFPITPSTPMGEAVDEWAAHGKKNMFNQTVKVVEMQSEAGAAGAVHGSAQAGALTTTYTASQGLLLMIPNMYKIAGELLPVVFHVSARAIATHALSIFGDHQDVMATRQTGFAMLASSNVQEVMDLACVAHLSAIKGRVPFTHFFDGFRTSHEYQKIEVPDFDQISKLIDKDALKAYKNNALNPEHPVARGTAQNPDIYFQGREVQNPFYLAIPDIVEQYMREMESITGRAYHPFDYYGDPEAEHIIVAIGSVCDTTSEVIDYLRAKGEKVGLIKVHLYRPFSEKYFFKVLPKTVKKIAVLDRTKEPGSIGEPLYLDVSKLFYNKENKPIIVGGRYGLASKDTTPAQILAVFDNLKSDSPKDNFTIGIVDDVTYTSLAKGDEIDTTPEGTISCKFIGLGSDGTVGANKSAIKIIGDNTELYAQAYFEYDSKKSGGSTISHLRFGKRPIKSPYLVYNANYIACHNKSFLYNLDVLKGLKKGGTFVLNCPWSEEELETKLPAIFKRYIAKNNIQFYIINANGIASEIGLGNRINMVMQSAFFKLANIIPVEDAVKHLKKSIVDMYGKKGEKIVDANKAAVDRGIDSLVKVNVPESWANAPDEEAPIKDEPEFVKKIQRPMERHEGDALPTSAFVGMEDGTFPLGTTAYEKRGIAVYLPEWQIDKCIQCGQCSYVCPHATIRQFLVSEEEQKNAPETFYTKKATGKGLGDYGFRIQVAPLDCTGCGNCADVCPAPGKALIMKPAEEQIIEQEENWEYAMTLTPKEDLMDRNTLKGSQFVRPLLEFNGACPGCGETPYIRLITQLFGERMIIANATGCSSIWGASAPAIAYTTNAEGKGPAWANSLFEDNAEFGYGMYLAVKQQREKLVDLVKEALEAPDFDEEIKAGFTEWLDNFNNGVASKIASNKILELLNNPKYAENNIAKEILERKDYLVKKSQWIIGGDGWAYDIGFGGLDHVLASGEDVNIFVMDTEIYSNTGGQASKSSQTAQVAKFAAAGKRTRKKDLGLMAMSYGYVYVAQIAMGANMNQTIKVLAEAESYPGPSLIIAYAPCISHGIKIGMGNSMREMKKAVDSGYWHLYRYNPLLKEEGKNPFILESKPPKESYRDFLSGEIRFSSLMKVFPEVADQLFNEAEKNAQERYEVYKRLSEA, from the coding sequence ATGCAAAAGGTTATAAAAACAATGGACGGAAACCAAGCTGCCGCATATGCTTCCTATAATTTTACTGAAGTAGCAGCAATCTTCCCTATTACTCCTTCTACTCCTATGGGAGAAGCAGTAGATGAATGGGCAGCTCATGGAAAGAAAAATATGTTTAATCAAACAGTAAAAGTAGTAGAAATGCAGTCTGAAGCCGGTGCTGCTGGAGCTGTACATGGTTCTGCACAAGCTGGAGCCTTAACCACAACATATACAGCATCTCAAGGACTACTTCTTATGATACCAAATATGTATAAAATAGCTGGAGAACTATTACCAGTGGTTTTCCATGTAAGTGCCCGTGCAATCGCTACTCATGCACTATCAATATTTGGTGATCATCAAGATGTTATGGCAACTAGACAAACAGGCTTTGCTATGCTTGCCTCATCTAATGTTCAAGAGGTTATGGATTTAGCTTGTGTAGCACACCTAAGTGCAATTAAAGGGAGAGTACCATTTACCCATTTCTTTGATGGATTTAGAACCTCCCATGAATATCAAAAAATAGAAGTGCCTGATTTTGATCAAATCTCTAAGCTTATAGATAAGGATGCATTGAAAGCCTATAAAAATAATGCATTAAACCCAGAACATCCAGTGGCAAGAGGTACTGCTCAAAACCCTGATATATACTTCCAAGGAAGAGAAGTTCAAAATCCATTTTATTTAGCTATACCGGATATAGTTGAGCAGTATATGAGGGAAATGGAAAGTATTACAGGAAGGGCTTATCATCCATTTGACTATTATGGCGACCCAGAAGCTGAACATATTATTGTAGCTATTGGTTCAGTTTGTGATACTACAAGTGAAGTAATTGACTACTTAAGGGCTAAAGGCGAAAAGGTAGGATTAATCAAAGTTCACTTATACAGACCATTTAGTGAAAAATACTTCTTTAAAGTTCTCCCTAAAACTGTTAAAAAGATTGCAGTATTAGATAGAACAAAGGAACCAGGTTCTATTGGTGAACCATTATACTTAGATGTATCTAAATTATTCTACAATAAAGAAAATAAGCCTATTATCGTTGGTGGAAGATACGGCTTAGCTTCTAAAGACACAACTCCAGCTCAAATTTTAGCTGTATTTGATAACTTAAAATCTGATAGTCCAAAGGATAACTTCACAATAGGAATTGTTGATGATGTTACTTACACTTCCTTAGCTAAAGGAGATGAAATTGATACTACTCCTGAAGGCACTATAAGCTGCAAATTTATTGGACTTGGCTCTGATGGTACAGTTGGTGCAAATAAGAGTGCTATTAAAATTATAGGAGATAATACAGAGCTGTATGCTCAAGCATACTTTGAATATGATAGTAAAAAATCAGGCGGCTCAACTATATCCCACTTAAGATTTGGAAAAAGGCCTATAAAATCTCCTTACTTAGTTTATAATGCAAACTATATAGCATGTCATAATAAATCCTTCTTATATAATCTTGATGTCTTAAAAGGATTAAAGAAAGGTGGAACTTTTGTACTTAACTGTCCATGGAGTGAGGAGGAGCTTGAAACTAAGCTTCCAGCAATATTTAAGAGATATATAGCAAAAAATAATATACAATTCTATATCATTAATGCTAATGGCATTGCTAGTGAAATCGGCTTAGGAAACAGAATTAATATGGTAATGCAGTCTGCCTTCTTTAAATTAGCAAATATTATACCTGTAGAAGATGCAGTTAAACATTTAAAGAAATCTATTGTTGACATGTATGGTAAAAAAGGTGAAAAAATAGTAGATGCCAATAAGGCTGCAGTTGATAGAGGTATAGATTCCTTAGTAAAAGTTAATGTACCTGAAAGCTGGGCAAATGCACCAGATGAAGAAGCTCCAATTAAAGATGAACCAGAATTTGTTAAGAAAATTCAACGTCCAATGGAAAGACATGAAGGTGACGCTCTTCCAACTAGTGCCTTTGTAGGAATGGAAGATGGAACATTCCCATTAGGTACTACAGCATATGAAAAACGTGGTATTGCAGTTTATCTTCCTGAATGGCAGATAGATAAATGTATTCAATGCGGTCAATGTTCATATGTATGCCCTCACGCTACTATAAGACAATTCTTGGTAAGTGAAGAAGAACAAAAAAATGCTCCTGAAACCTTCTATACTAAGAAGGCTACAGGAAAAGGCCTTGGAGATTATGGCTTTAGAATCCAGGTAGCTCCTCTTGACTGTACTGGCTGCGGAAACTGTGCTGATGTTTGTCCTGCTCCTGGTAAAGCTTTAATAATGAAACCAGCAGAAGAACAAATAATAGAACAAGAGGAAAATTGGGAATACGCAATGACTTTAACTCCAAAAGAAGATTTAATGGATAGAAATACATTAAAGGGAAGTCAATTTGTTAGACCACTTCTTGAATTCAATGGAGCCTGCCCAGGTTGTGGCGAAACACCATATATTAGGCTTATAACTCAATTATTTGGTGAAAGAATGATTATTGCCAATGCAACAGGCTGTTCTTCTATTTGGGGAGCAAGTGCACCTGCTATTGCTTATACAACTAATGCTGAAGGTAAAGGGCCTGCATGGGCAAATTCATTATTTGAAGATAATGCAGAATTTGGATACGGTATGTATCTTGCAGTTAAACAACAAAGAGAAAAGCTTGTAGATTTAGTAAAAGAAGCTTTAGAGGCACCGGACTTTGATGAAGAAATTAAAGCTGGCTTCACTGAATGGCTTGATAACTTTAATAATGGTGTTGCTTCAAAAATAGCTTCCAATAAAATTTTAGAACTTCTTAATAATCCAAAATATGCTGAAAACAATATTGCCAAGGAAATATTAGAAAGAAAAGATTATCTGGTTAAAAAGTCTCAATGGATAATTGGTGGTGACGGTTGGGCCTACGATATTGGATTTGGCGGCTTAGACCATGTTCTTGCTAGTGGTGAAGATGTGAATATATTTGTAATGGATACTGAAATCTATTCAAATACAGGAGGTCAGGCATCAAAATCATCTCAAACTGCTCAAGTCGCTAAATTTGCTGCTGCCGGAAAAAGAACTAGAAAGAAAGATTTAGGTCTTATGGCTATGAGCTATGGCTATGTTTATGTAGCCCAAATAGCTATGGGAGCTAATATGAATCAAACAATAAAGGTTCTTGCTGAAGCTGAAAGCTATCCTGGCCCATCACTTATCATAGCTTATGCTCCATGTATAAGCCATGGAATTAAAATTGGAATGGGAAATAGCATGAGAGAAATGAAAAAAGCTGTAGATTCTGGATATTGGCATTTATATAGATACAATCCTTTATTAAAAGAGGAAGGAAAGAATCCATTTATCCTTGAATCTAAGCCACCTAAAGAATCTTATAGAGATTTCTTAAGTGGCGAAATACGTTTCTCTTCATTAATGAAAGTATTCCCTGAAGTTGCAGACCAACTATTTAATGAAGCAGAAAAGAATGCCCAAGAAAGATATGAAGTTTATAAACGCTTATCTGAAGCATAA
- a CDS encoding methyl-accepting chemotaxis protein, with protein MIRKLKISQKLILSSIISTIFLLIVGGFALKSMWKININGQNIYNNNLMALKYIYSIQSNVDDTLLNFEYMLNKDNISNISDYEKNIANNTSSNNWLFEEYEKLPSTSEKQEEEYKQVKDTLALYREVRDRIINYVKEENYNEANKTYRNEYIKIKDQLIAELDDLIEENVIQAENTANVNSAIYKSSFILQIIIILAASLFLFLIGYSMAKWLSRRINNAVNFVNNLAEGDLTQEAKITSEDELGKMAIALNKASKNMRGLVTELISGMENMSASSEELTATMEEISATIINIKEAAELIAEGDGELSASSEEVSATTEEIEIHIKDLADKALEADKISAEIMERALMIRNKAEESSSSANELYEDKEIKIKKAIKDIEILEEIRVMAEAISQIAEQTNLLSLNASIEAARAGEAGKGFAVVAEEIRKLAEQSAQSVTHISRIIKDVRDAIDNLVVNTNDILAFMDNKVKPDYEMLKETGIQYQNDAEFVHKMSNEISISTNTISSSINEVNNAMTNVTELTQQSAASSEEILGSLTETSSAVEEVAKQAQSTSELAERLSSSSNKFKI; from the coding sequence ATGATAAGAAAATTAAAGATTTCCCAAAAACTAATTTTATCAAGTATCATTAGCACAATATTTTTACTTATTGTAGGCGGCTTTGCTTTGAAATCTATGTGGAAAATTAATATTAATGGTCAAAATATTTATAATAATAACTTGATGGCATTAAAATATATCTATAGTATTCAAAGTAATGTTGATGATACTTTATTAAATTTTGAATATATGCTTAATAAAGATAATATTAGCAATATTAGTGATTATGAAAAAAATATAGCTAATAATACTTCTTCAAATAATTGGTTATTTGAAGAATATGAGAAACTGCCGAGTACAAGTGAAAAACAAGAAGAGGAATATAAGCAGGTAAAAGATACATTGGCTTTATATAGGGAAGTAAGGGACAGAATAATTAACTATGTTAAAGAAGAAAATTATAATGAAGCAAACAAGACATATAGAAATGAATACATAAAAATAAAAGATCAACTGATTGCTGAATTAGATGATTTAATTGAAGAAAATGTTATACAGGCAGAAAATACAGCCAATGTAAACAGTGCAATATATAAAAGCTCCTTTATTCTCCAAATAATAATTATTTTAGCTGCTTCACTATTTTTATTTTTAATAGGTTATAGCATGGCTAAATGGCTTTCAAGAAGAATAAATAATGCTGTTAATTTTGTAAATAATTTAGCTGAGGGAGATCTTACTCAAGAAGCAAAGATAACTAGTGAGGATGAACTTGGTAAAATGGCAATAGCTTTAAATAAGGCATCTAAAAATATGAGAGGACTTGTAACAGAACTTATTAGTGGCATGGAAAATATGAGTGCTTCAAGTGAAGAGTTAACAGCAACAATGGAAGAAATTTCAGCAACTATTATTAATATCAAAGAAGCTGCAGAATTAATTGCAGAAGGAGATGGAGAATTAAGTGCTTCTTCTGAAGAAGTTAGTGCAACAACCGAAGAAATAGAAATTCATATAAAAGATTTAGCTGATAAGGCATTAGAAGCGGATAAAATTTCTGCTGAAATTATGGAAAGGGCATTAATGATAAGAAATAAGGCAGAAGAATCATCTTCTAGTGCAAATGAGTTATATGAAGATAAGGAAATTAAAATTAAAAAGGCTATAAAGGATATAGAAATTCTTGAAGAAATAAGAGTTATGGCTGAAGCTATAAGTCAAATAGCAGAGCAGACTAATTTATTGTCTCTTAATGCATCGATAGAAGCTGCTAGGGCAGGGGAAGCAGGAAAGGGCTTTGCTGTTGTAGCAGAAGAAATAAGAAAATTGGCGGAACAATCTGCTCAGTCAGTAACTCATATAAGCAGAATTATTAAAGATGTAAGGGATGCCATAGATAACTTAGTAGTTAATACTAATGATATATTGGCTTTTATGGATAATAAAGTTAAACCAGATTATGAAATGCTAAAAGAAACAGGAATACAATATCAAAATGATGCAGAGTTTGTACATAAAATGTCTAATGAAATTTCAATTTCAACAAATACAATTTCTTCTAGCATAAATGAAGTTAATAATGCAATGACTAATGTAACTGAATTAACTCAACAATCTGCCGCTAGTTCAGAAGAGATCTTAGGAAGCCTAACAGAAACAAGTTCAGCAGTAGAAGAAGTAGCAAAGCAAGCTCAAAGTACTTCAGAATTAGCAGAAAGATTATCTTCTTCATCTAATAAATTTAAAATTTAA
- a CDS encoding GreA/GreB family elongation factor, whose amino-acid sequence MNNRLTIENMRKLQEELEYRMTVKRAEIAKEKMEAAAHGDRSENAEYKEACRNYRENDNRIQYLLNMISTATIIDEDEVDKSVLGINSKARVRFIEDDYETVLSLVTTMDLDPDNMCISIESDLGKALAGKKAGDIIEVNAPGEKYSVEILEIL is encoded by the coding sequence ATGAATAATAGATTGACTATAGAAAATATGAGAAAGCTACAAGAAGAATTAGAATATAGAATGACAGTAAAAAGAGCAGAAATAGCTAAAGAAAAAATGGAAGCAGCTGCCCATGGGGATAGATCAGAAAATGCTGAGTATAAGGAAGCTTGTAGAAATTATAGGGAAAATGATAATAGAATTCAATACTTATTAAATATGATTTCTACAGCAACTATTATAGATGAAGATGAAGTAGACAAATCCGTATTAGGAATTAACAGTAAGGCTAGGGTTAGATTTATAGAAGACGATTATGAAACGGTTTTATCCTTAGTAACAACTATGGATTTAGATCCAGATAATATGTGCATAAGCATTGAATCAGATTTAGGAAAAGCTTTGGCAGGAAAAAAAGCAGGAGATATAATTGAAGTTAATGCTCCTGGAGAAAAATATTCTGTTGAAATATTAGAAATATTATAA
- a CDS encoding CDIF630_02480 family spore surface protein — MTNKFKEKFVGMPIEKHETAAWANIEKTKPVSKVTEPSEVQAANAKEYVDSNQK, encoded by the coding sequence ATGACAAATAAATTTAAAGAAAAGTTTGTTGGAATGCCTATAGAAAAACATGAAACTGCAGCCTGGGCAAATATTGAAAAAACTAAGCCTGTTTCTAAAGTAACAGAGCCAAGTGAAGTTCAAGCTGCTAATGCTAAGGAATATGTTGATTCAAATCAAAAATAA
- a CDS encoding ribonuclease Z, whose product MVDISLLGCGGGMPVPNRFLSSTLINYMGRKILIDCGEGTQVSMKILGTGFKAIDIICITHGHGDHIVGLPGLLATIGNSGRVDPLTIIGPVGIEEIIKGLRVIVPYLPYEIKIIENPRDTITLIENISISTLELDHSAPCLGYSFYFKRKASFDLEAAIANKVPKILWNKLQKGESLIYEGNKYEPNMVLGRERRGIKFSLITDTRPIKEIIDFIKESDLLICEGTYGDDKDIEKAIKNKHMTFSEAAKLARDGRVRDLMLTHFSPAMNNPEEYIENARKIFENTVLGEDRIIKTLSFIDY is encoded by the coding sequence ATGGTAGATATATCATTATTAGGCTGTGGAGGCGGTATGCCTGTACCAAATAGATTTTTGTCATCAACTTTAATAAATTATATGGGAAGAAAAATTTTAATAGATTGTGGAGAAGGAACACAAGTATCAATGAAAATCCTTGGTACAGGTTTTAAAGCAATTGATATAATTTGTATAACTCATGGCCATGGCGATCATATTGTTGGGCTCCCAGGACTACTTGCTACAATTGGAAATAGCGGAAGAGTAGACCCTCTTACGATAATAGGTCCTGTTGGTATTGAAGAAATAATCAAAGGACTTAGGGTAATAGTGCCTTATCTTCCTTATGAAATAAAAATAATAGAAAATCCAAGGGATACAATAACTTTAATAGAAAATATAAGTATTTCTACCTTAGAATTAGATCATTCAGCCCCTTGTTTAGGATATAGTTTTTATTTTAAAAGGAAAGCAAGCTTCGATTTAGAAGCTGCAATTGCTAATAAGGTACCTAAAATTTTGTGGAATAAGCTTCAAAAAGGAGAAAGTTTAATATACGAAGGAAATAAATATGAACCTAATATGGTTCTTGGAAGGGAGAGAAGGGGAATAAAATTTTCTTTAATAACAGATACAAGACCAATCAAGGAAATAATTGATTTTATAAAAGAAAGTGATTTATTAATTTGTGAAGGGACATATGGAGATGATAAGGATATAGAAAAAGCAATAAAGAATAAACATATGACCTTTTCAGAAGCAGCAAAGCTAGCAAGAGATGGAAGAGTTAGGGACCTTATGCTGACACATTTTAGTCCTGCTATGAATAATCCAGAAGAATATATAGAAAATGCAAGAAAAATTTTTGAAAATACTGTCCTTGGAGAAGATAGAATAATTAAGACCTTATCTTTTATAGATTATTAA
- a CDS encoding oxidoreductase, whose product MLTIGYIGNGKSTNRYHIPFVIQRKNLKIKTIYQRNPKNEKWDRIEGVKYTSNLDELLKDEEIQLIVICTRHDSHYEYAKMVLENNKHCLVEKPFMESSQQAKEIFDLAKEKGLIVQAYQNRRFDSDFLTVQKVIEEGKLGELLEIEMHFDYYRPEVPEGATSYDVNESFLYGHACHTLDQVISYFGKPDNIHYDVRQLLGPGRMNDYFDLDLYYGNLKVSVKSSYFRIKERPSFVVYGKKGCFVKQTKDLQEYHLKMFYMPHNKDFGLDKFEHYGTLTYVDNEGKIHEEKVETVKGDYGRVYDDLYEAIINGKDKKITDEEILLQMEILETGVKHLK is encoded by the coding sequence ATGTTAACTATTGGTTATATTGGAAATGGGAAAAGCACTAACAGATATCATATTCCTTTTGTTATTCAAAGAAAAAACTTAAAGATAAAAACTATCTATCAAAGAAATCCAAAGAATGAAAAATGGGATAGAATTGAAGGAGTAAAATACACTTCAAATTTAGATGAACTTTTAAAGGATGAAGAAATACAACTTATAGTTATTTGTACAAGACATGATAGTCATTACGAATATGCTAAGATGGTTTTAGAAAATAATAAACATTGTCTAGTAGAAAAGCCTTTTATGGAAAGCTCACAACAGGCAAAGGAAATTTTTGATCTAGCAAAGGAAAAGGGATTGATAGTTCAGGCTTATCAAAATAGAAGATTTGATAGTGATTTCTTAACAGTTCAAAAAGTGATTGAAGAAGGAAAATTAGGAGAATTACTTGAAATAGAAATGCACTTTGATTACTATAGACCAGAAGTCCCAGAAGGAGCTACAAGCTATGATGTTAATGAATCTTTTTTATATGGACATGCTTGTCATACTTTGGATCAGGTTATAAGCTATTTTGGAAAGCCAGATAATATTCATTACGATGTAAGGCAACTTCTTGGGCCTGGAAGAATGAATGATTACTTTGATTTAGATTTATATTATGGAAATTTAAAGGTTTCAGTAAAATCAAGTTACTTTAGAATTAAAGAAAGACCAAGCTTTGTAGTTTATGGTAAAAAGGGATGTTTTGTAAAGCAGACCAAAGATCTTCAAGAATATCATCTTAAGATGTTCTATATGCCTCATAATAAGGATTTTGGGCTTGATAAATTTGAGCATTATGGAACTTTAACATATGTAGATAATGAAGGTAAGATACATGAAGAAAAAGTGGAAACTGTAAAAGGTGATTATGGAAGAGTATATGATGACTTATACGAAGCAATTATAAATGGAAAAGATAAAAAAATTACTGATGAAGAAATTTTGCTTCAAATGGAAATATTAGAAACTGGTGTAAAACATCTAAAATAA
- a CDS encoding NAD(P)-dependent oxidoreductase, producing the protein MVLINEADRCLLCKNPRCKNNCPINTSIPEVISLYKEGKIREAGEILFENNPLSVVCALVCVHENQCKGNCVRGIKGEPIRFHDMEYEISKRYIEEVRFENIPKTKGRIAIVGGGPAGITIAFILARRGYKVTIFEAHSKIGGVLRYGIPEYRLPKSIIDTIEERLIELGVKIRPNTLIGPVVTLDRLFEDGYNAVFIGTGVWNPKTLNIKGETQGHVHYAIDYLKSPETYRLGKKVAVIGAGNVAFDAAITAKKNGADVTIIYRKGFEQMSASKKEIQEGKEEGINFSLFKSPIEITEEGIKLACTENITDEEGKIKNITTGEEEFFECDSVIIAVSQNPKNNIVSNTTELNTNKWGLLITDDKGNTTKKGTFASGDVVTGPGLVVDAVAHAKVVADTMDEYCQSLKK; encoded by the coding sequence ATGGTGTTAATAAATGAAGCAGATAGGTGTTTATTATGTAAGAATCCAAGATGTAAAAATAATTGTCCAATTAATACATCAATACCAGAAGTAATATCATTGTATAAAGAAGGTAAAATAAGAGAAGCAGGGGAAATTTTGTTTGAAAATAATCCTCTGTCAGTAGTTTGTGCTCTAGTATGTGTTCACGAAAACCAATGTAAGGGTAACTGTGTTAGGGGAATTAAAGGAGAGCCTATAAGATTTCATGATATGGAATATGAAATCTCAAAAAGGTATATAGAAGAGGTACGCTTTGAAAATATTCCAAAAACTAAAGGAAGAATAGCTATAGTAGGTGGTGGTCCTGCAGGAATTACAATAGCCTTTATATTAGCTAGAAGGGGTTATAAAGTTACAATTTTTGAAGCTCATAGTAAAATTGGCGGAGTTTTAAGATATGGAATTCCAGAATATAGACTTCCTAAATCAATAATTGATACCATAGAAGAAAGATTAATTGAATTAGGAGTTAAAATTAGGCCAAATACTTTAATAGGTCCAGTTGTTACATTAGATAGGCTATTTGAGGATGGATATAATGCTGTATTTATTGGAACAGGAGTGTGGAATCCTAAGACCTTAAATATTAAGGGAGAAACTCAAGGACATGTTCATTATGCAATAGATTATTTAAAATCACCTGAAACTTATAGATTAGGAAAAAAGGTTGCAGTAATAGGAGCTGGTAATGTTGCCTTTGATGCAGCAATAACTGCCAAGAAAAATGGTGCCGATGTTACTATTATATATAGAAAAGGCTTTGAGCAAATGTCTGCAAGTAAAAAGGAAATTCAAGAGGGTAAAGAAGAAGGAATAAACTTCAGTTTATTTAAGTCGCCAATTGAAATTACTGAAGAAGGAATAAAATTAGCATGTACAGAAAATATTACTGATGAAGAAGGTAAGATTAAAAACATAACTACTGGTGAAGAGGAATTTTTTGAATGTGATTCTGTAATAATTGCAGTAAGTCAAAATCCAAAGAATAACATAGTTTCAAATACTACTGAGTTAAATACTAATAAATGGGGCTTGCTTATTACAGATGATAAGGGAAATACAACTAAAAAAGGTACCTTTGCTTCAGGAGATGTAGTTACGGGACCAGGGTTAGTTGTAGATGCAGTAGCACATGCAAAAGTAGTGGCTGATACAATGGATGAATATTGTCAAAGCTTAAAGAAATAA